GCGCGGCCTACCATTTCGATATTCAGCTTGTCTTCTTTCAAAAGCCAGCCGATCGCGCGCTGGACGTCGTTTTTGTTTTCACCGGTTTCGACGGTGATTTTGTTGACGCTGGACGGTCCGTTCTGATTCAGATAATGCCAAATCTTGCCCGCCACGTCGCCTATGCTATCAGCCATAAAAGCCTCCTGTTGCACTGATTGAGAAAACTAAGATTTTTTAGGGGGTTGATCCGGCAGCACGATGTTCAGCTCGAGCGTTTCCTGATTGCCGTCCTGTTCGAAATTGAACGAAATCGCATCCTGGTTGACGTTTACGTGCCTGCGGATCACCTCCAGCAATTCTTTCTGCAATTGCGGAAGATAGGAAGGCTGGTTGCGCGACACTCTTTCGTGCGCCACCAGAATTTGCAGCCTTTCTTTGGCAACGGATGCAGAACTAGGCCGCGAAGTTCTAAAGTAATCCAGCAAGCTCATCATCCTCTCCCGAAGAGTTTCCCGAAGAGTCCTTTCTTCTCATCGATGAATCGGTGGGGCCGGTCTTCCCCCAGATAGCGGGCGACGATATCGGCATAAGCCTGGCCCGCGTCGCTCTTTTCGTCCAGAATCACCGGAACGCCGGAGTTCGAAGCATTCAATACCGATTTCGATTCCGGAATCACGCCGAGCAAATGCAGCGACAGGATTTCCTGCACGTCGTCGACGCTGAGCATTTCGCCCAGTTTCACCCGCTCGGGCGAATAACGGGTCAACAGCAAGTATTCCTTGATCGGCTCCTGGTTCTGCTCGGCGCGGCGCGATTTGCTGGCCAGAATGCCTAACATGCGGTCGGAGTCGCGCACCGAAGACACCTCCGGATTGGTGACCACGAAAGCGTCGTCGGCGAAATACATCGCCAGATGCGCTCCCTTTTCGATACCCGCCGGCGAATCGCAAACGATGTATTTGAAATCTTTGGACAATTCGTCCAGAATCTTGCCGATGCCTTCCTGGGTCAGAGAATCTTTATCGCGCGTTTGGGAGGCCGGCAAAATGTACAGATTGTTGCAATGCTTGTCCTTGATCAACGCCTGATTCAGCGACGCCTCGCCGCTGATCACGTTGATCAGGTCATAAACGACCCGGCGCTCGCAGCCCATCACCAAGTCCAGGTTGCGCAAGCCGACATCGAAATCGATGACGGCGGTTTTATGGCCTCGTTTCGCAAGTCCCATCGAAATGGCGGCGCTGGTGGTGGTTTTGCCAACTCCGCCTTTACCTGATGTAACGACAATGATTCTGGCCAATGGTGTTTCCTCCGAATAGAGCGTATGAGTTAAATTTCTTTGATGATCAGCGAATGATCCTGAAGATAAATCTGTACCGGCTTATGCCGGAACTCCTTGGACAGGTCTTCGCTGACTTTGTAAATGCCTGCGATCGAAATCAGTTCCGCCTGCAGATCGGAACAGAAAATCCGCGCTTTTTCGTTACCCTGTACCCCGGCCAGCGCCCGGCCGCGCAGAGAACCGTAGACGTGAATATTGCCCTCGGCCATGATCTCGGTGCCGGAACTGACCGTCGCCAGCACGATCAGGTCGCCGTGCGAATAAACGCGCTGGCCCGACCGCACCGGCTGGGTGATCAACAGCGTGGAAGCGTCCTCGTTCGGGGCCGGCTGCTCGGGTGTGGCCGCAAGCGTTTTGGTTTTCGCGTTTTCCTGGGACGATCCGCCGCCATGCAAGGCATGAACCGGAATGCCCAGTTCCAGGGCCTGCCGGTTTTGTACGGCATTGCCGCCGCGCAGGCCGATCGGCAATAAATTCAGCTCCCTGATCGCCTTGACCAGAACCGCCAACGGGACATCCAGATTGCGCTTATTCAATTCCTGCAGATCCAGCAGGATCGGAGAATGTTTGAAAAAATCCGGCGCCAGGGCGATTTTTTCTTGGAGTTGTTGTTCGATGTGCTGGAGGCTGTTGTTGAATAAGACCAAAACGGGTACTGAAAAAGTACTGCTTTTAAATTCCAGCGCCTGGGGGCTGGAAGACGTTTTTTGGGGGTCTGTCGACATCCGTCAATCTGCTGAATTCAGTTGTGGTTCTGATTTTATCATTAACTATGTAAAAAGCATACATTATCAGCGTATTATCGCCGAACAAGCCCGATTGGCGCACGGTTCGCGCCGCGGGATGCGGGCGCTGCGGCTATCGGTTTCGCGGAATGGTTTTCGGCTTAGGATTGGGTCGAGCATCACTTCCCCTCTCGTTTTCTCGCCGAGCGCTTATCGCGGTACTCCCTTTGCCAGCTTGGGTTATACACCCAAAGGGCACAAACCGCTGTAGGGTACGCTGTGCGTACCATTGGGGAGGTGAAAAGGTACGCACAGCGTACCCTACTGTGTTTAAACCCCATTGTCACCCTATGAGGTGTCTCATGACGCGCGCCGCGCGCGGGAGCGATCAAGGCGGCATGCCGGAAGATTGTCTTTAGCCACATCCAAAGCGTGAGTCAAGAAACGCCGGATAAATCGTTCCCGCCCGGCAAAACACTGCAGCCCTGCCACCCGAATCCCGACACACAGGACTGACTAACGTTAAACAATCGCCGCATCGGCCTGCACATCCAGCCGGCGGGATCACGACCCGAAAAAAGCCAAGTCTCCGCTCAATGCATGACCAACGCCGATTGCAGCAAATTTGCAGTCGTCGGGCCGCCAGTGGTTCTCACATAATCGACGACGACCGGAATAAATTGGCTGACCATGCTCTGCGGCATGTTCAGTTGCTGAAACGAAGCGGCAAGCGACGTCATCGTGTCGATCGACCCGCCCAGGTCGCCCACCGCCGGCATGGTTTGGGACAGAGGCGGGCCGACTTGCGGAGCGGCCGCCAGCATATCGGACATGCCGGGAACCGATTGGGATAAATGATCGAAAGCTTGCGGCGCCATTCGGGCTTGGGCGGCCTGAAATATGGCCCCTGCCCCGCCAAGGGCTTGCTGCCGGGAAACGCCGAGTCGATTGACCAGGACATCGGTTAAAACGGCTGGCTGGGCCGGCGTGCCGGTCGCGGCGGTTCGGCCGGCCTGCATCACCGCCCTTCCCGTCTCCATGGTTCGTCCGGCAGTCTCCAAACCTCGATCGACGGTACCGAAAACCCGTTCGCTGCCATTGCTCGCGCAACCGGCAAGCGCAATCGAAATGAATGACAGCGTTATTTTTATACGGTCTGAATTTTTCATGGCAATGCCTCCTCAAAGACCCTTTCAACCTGTTCAGACCGGCAGGGAATACCGTTAGCTCAAAAATGTTTCGAGCCGCCAAATTAGTCGGCTTTAAAAAACCCAACGGACTCTTTAAAATCTAATTTTCGGTATCCTGCATGCATTGCAGGTCAGCCGAAAAAGTCCCCGGCGTAGGCGGCAAAACTCGCGCGCACTATTGCAGGGAGTGTAAATTTTAACGATCCGAATCAAGGAGAACCGACATGGCAACAAAATCCGATTTTTCTTCTGCCGAATGGGAGGTATTGAGAGATGCGCCCCATCTTGTGATTCTTGCGGTCACCGTAGCCGGCGCCAGCGGCTTTTTCGGCAGCATCGCGGAAGCATTGGCCCCGTCCGGCATCATCAATGAGGCTTTGCAAGGCAGTAATCCATTATTGCGGGAAGTGTGCGGGCGGGAAGAAATCAAATCCTCGATCGAATCGATTAAAGAACTGGCCAGGGCCAGCGGCGATTTTGCCAACATTCAGGCTGTTTTGCGCCAGGAAGCCGTAGATAAATCGCGGACCGCGATCGGGATTTTGCGGAAGAAAGGATCGCCCGAAGATGTCTCCGTCTACAGGGATTTCCTGATCCATCTCGGCGACAAGGTCGCCAATGCGGCCAAGGAAGGCGGATTTCTCGGTTTCGGCGGCGAGCGGGTCAGCGAACACGAACGGACCCTGTTGGCCGAACTGGCCGAGGCGGTGGGCATGCTGCAGGCCTGATGCCTACTCTATTATTGAATAGGAGGCCCGTTAATGCAGCGTTTCAGGGCAGACCCGAAGCTAAAACGATGCCGAATCAAACCCGTCTTTTGCAAGCTGCGGGCTTTCTGTCGACCGCCTGTCCGGATTGGCACCGTTTCGTTTTCCTTCAACCCCTGATTGAGCTTAGGATTGGGTCGATCATCACTTCCTCCTCTCGTACTCTCTCCCAGCGCTTATCGTGATACCCCCTTTGCCGGCTTGGGTTCCCCCCCAAGGGCGCAAACCGCTGTAGGGTACGCTGTGCGTACCATTGGGGGGGGGGTGAAAAGGTACGCATAGCGTACCCTACAACTGAAAATAGGAACGCTCAGGCGGTATGTCGGGAAGTTATTTTTTAGTGGGTCTTGTCGTAGATGGCTTTCATTTCTTTAAAAGAAGCCAGGGATTCTCTCAGATTTTGTTCCGCCGGCTGCATGTTGCCGCTCTTCAAGTCGGCCTGGGCCTTGACCATGGTGTTAACCGCTCTTTGGCGTTGACGTTCGGTCACCTCGAAGCGAAACTCTTTTTGCTGTTGGCGGGCCGTACCGATCACTTTGCTGACCGCGGCGTTGTCTTCACCTTTTTCCAGCATGCCGACAGCCTGCTCGAGGCTGGCAATCGTGCTTTCAACGGCAGTCTTTACCGCCTCTTCGCCGACCGGCTTGGAGAATGCAGAAGTTGAAGCGGTAAAAAGGGTTGCCGCCATCGTTAAGGAAACCAGTGCATTTTTAAAAGAATTCATGACGATCATTAAACCTAATAAATTGATAATGTTGTTGTTTTTATATAGTCATCAACATGAGGCTTCATACAAAAAATCGCACAAATTCAAATTAACTGACTAAATAAGTCAGTTATTCTAGCACATAAATTTTGAACTTCGTTACGGTAAGCTCCCGCGTGAACAAAACGCATTGCTTGGACGCCTTCTCTTACGCGATCAGCGCGACGCCTGTTTTATCCCGATGCCTGCAAAGCCATTACGGTAAAATGGCGGAGCGTAAGCCCGAAACCGCTTGCGCCCTTGTCCCCTAAATCTTTTACTTATCCTTTCGGAACAACACCTTGTTAACCACCGCAAACATCACCATGCAGTTCGGGGCCAAGCCCCTGTTTGAAAACGTCTCCGTCAAATTCGGCGACGGCAACCGCTACGGCCTGATCGGCGCCAACGGCTGCGGCAAATCGACTTTCATGAAAATCCTGAGCGGCGAGCTCGAACCCACGTCCGGAAACGTCAGCATCGGTCCGGACGAACGGCTCGGGATTTTGCGCCAGGACCAGTTCGCCTATGAAGAATTCAGCGTGATCGACACCGTCATCATGGGCCACAAGGAACTCTGGGAAGTCAAAAAGGAACGCGACCGCATCTATTCGCTGCCGGAAATGTCCGAAGAAGACGGCTTAAAGGTCGCCGACCTGGAAAACGAATTTGCCGAAATGGACGGCTACACCGCCGAATCGAGAGCCGGCGAACTGCTGCTGGGACTGGAAATCCCGCGCGAGCAGCATGGCGGCCCGATGAGCGCGGTCGCGCCGGGCTGGAAGCTGCGGGTATTGCTGGCGCAAGCGCTGTTCGCCGACCCCGACATCATGCTGCTCGACGAGCCGACCAACAATCTCGACATCAACACGATCCGCTGGCTCGAAAACGTGCTGAACGAGC
The genomic region above belongs to Methylomicrobium agile and contains:
- the minC gene encoding septum site-determining protein MinC is translated as MSTDPQKTSSSPQALEFKSSTFSVPVLVLFNNSLQHIEQQLQEKIALAPDFFKHSPILLDLQELNKRNLDVPLAVLVKAIRELNLLPIGLRGGNAVQNRQALELGIPVHALHGGGSSQENAKTKTLAATPEQPAPNEDASTLLITQPVRSGQRVYSHGDLIVLATVSSGTEIMAEGNIHVYGSLRGRALAGVQGNEKARIFCSDLQAELISIAGIYKVSEDLSKEFRHKPVQIYLQDHSLIIKEI
- a CDS encoding winged helix-turn-helix domain-containing protein codes for the protein MADSIGDVAGKIWHYLNQNGPSSVNKITVETGENKNDVQRAIGWLLKEDKLNIEMVGRAETLSLK
- the minE gene encoding cell division topological specificity factor MinE: MSLLDYFRTSRPSSASVAKERLQILVAHERVSRNQPSYLPQLQKELLEVIRRHVNVNQDAISFNFEQDGNQETLELNIVLPDQPPKKS
- the minD gene encoding septum site-determining protein MinD; this encodes MARIIVVTSGKGGVGKTTTSAAISMGLAKRGHKTAVIDFDVGLRNLDLVMGCERRVVYDLINVISGEASLNQALIKDKHCNNLYILPASQTRDKDSLTQEGIGKILDELSKDFKYIVCDSPAGIEKGAHLAMYFADDAFVVTNPEVSSVRDSDRMLGILASKSRRAEQNQEPIKEYLLLTRYSPERVKLGEMLSVDDVQEILSLHLLGVIPESKSVLNASNSGVPVILDEKSDAGQAYADIVARYLGEDRPHRFIDEKKGLFGKLFGRG
- a CDS encoding DUF2780 domain-containing protein, whose amino-acid sequence is MKNSDRIKITLSFISIALAGCASNGSERVFGTVDRGLETAGRTMETGRAVMQAGRTAATGTPAQPAVLTDVLVNRLGVSRQQALGGAGAIFQAAQARMAPQAFDHLSQSVPGMSDMLAAAPQVGPPLSQTMPAVGDLGGSIDTMTSLAASFQQLNMPQSMVSQFIPVVVDYVRTTGGPTTANLLQSALVMH